A part of Bacillus rossius redtenbacheri isolate Brsri chromosome 1, Brsri_v3, whole genome shotgun sequence genomic DNA contains:
- the LOC134529341 gene encoding GA-binding protein subunit beta-2-like produces the protein MEPIGVLIVSLLVAQATAGILDCEKVYTYNITKNWGNLRNYLITALVNTDPEAYSQVQNITEPAPMLHIGQNGYDALADELARCYPDVTDESTNAMLHGAAKGQQVETARLLLARQADVNVRDEHNNTPLILAAQYNSLPMVQLLLRLNADKNLKNDQLQTALSWAEQHGNQLMVDWITLH, from the exons ATGGAACCAATAGGCGTTCTAATTGTGTCCCTTCTGGTGGCCCAGGCAACAGCTGGTATACTCGATTGTGAAAAA GTCTACACATACAACATCACCAAGAACTGGGGAAACCTGCGCAACTACCTGATCACGGCACTGGTAAACACCGACCCTGAGGCGTACAGTCAGGTGCAGAACATCACAGAGCCCGCGCCCATGCTCCACATCGGGCAGAACGGCTACGACGCGCTGGCGGACGAGCTGGCACGCTGCTACCCTGACGTCACCGACGAGTCTACCAACGCCATGCTACACGGCGCGGCGAAGGGCCAGCAGGTCGAGACGGCGAGGCTACTGCTGGCGCGCCAGGCCGACGTCAACGTGAGGGACGAACACAACAACACCCCGCTGATCCTGGCCGCTCAGTACAACTCCCTGCCGATGGTGCAGCTGCTCCTGCGGCTCAACGCCGACAAGAACTTGAAGAACGATCAACTTCAGACCGCGTTGAGTTGGGCGGAGCAGCATGGGAATCAACTGATGGTTGATTGGATAACGTTACACTGA